A single region of the Gottschalkia purinilytica genome encodes:
- a CDS encoding cation transporting ATPase C-terminal domain-containing protein yields PALALGVDPADPDIMKRKPRDPSKSMFAGDLGFMIIVQGIMIGLLTLISFQIGVRTSLMHGRTMAFITLCFSQLVHALNVRSIDKSIFDIGLFKNKHLILANITSVLLVLGVIFITKLREIFKLVKLDAPHFIIVILISFIPLLIVEISKLCKK; encoded by the coding sequence TACCAGCATTGGCACTTGGAGTTGATCCAGCTGATCCAGATATTATGAAGAGAAAACCTAGAGATCCAAGCAAAAGTATGTTTGCAGGTGATTTAGGATTTATGATTATAGTTCAAGGTATTATGATAGGATTACTTACATTAATATCGTTCCAAATAGGAGTTAGAACTAGCCTAATGCATGGTAGAACTATGGCGTTTATTACGCTTTGTTTTTCTCAATTAGTACATGCACTTAATGTAAGATCCATAGATAAATCTATATTTGATATAGGATTATTTAAAAATAAACACTTAATATTGGCAAATATAACTTCTGTATTATTAGTATTAGGTGTAATATTTATAACAAAATTGAGAGAAATATTTAAGCTTGTTAAACTAGATGCACCTCACTTTATAATAGTGATTTTAATTTCCTTTATACCACTTCTTATAGTAGAAATATCTAAATTGTGTAAAAAGTAA